ttcgacaaaaaaaaaaaaaaaacatcatatatgtgtggctcttttttattttagtgatTCTCACTATTTTCACTATATAAAAATCACACTTACAAGAAGTTCCATACACCATACTCTCCCACAAAAACTCTTTTCTCATCTTCCTGTATACAAATTATTCTTGCCAATCAAGTTCGCCAAAAACTTTTGTCCAGCCTCATTCTGGATGGATTTTTGGAATGGCCGAGTTTGTTGATAAACAAAGGATGtcatattttaagataaatagaCGATGTCAAAATGTCGCATCCCTTGAATTATCAACAAGTTCGGCTAATCCACCAAAAATCCATCCAGAGTGAGCTTGGACAAGAGTTGTATACAGGTGGGACCCACTTGATCGATAAGTACCACCCTGGAGACATATTTAAGACTTTGcccattcttttgtttttcattcaatGTGAGACTTTCCTCTTTATAGATATACCATCGTAAAGAAATCTAATCAATTACTATAgtagtttatttattatattatgcGTCACGCAACTATAAATATGCAGTCACAGAGGTGCTCCTGTCAGGCTGTCACTAATCACTGTTAATGTCTGTGTGAGTTTTACCGTTGTTGTGGACGTTTAGGAAGGATGTTGCATTGGAGATGGAAGTGCAGAAATATTGGAATTTCTCTTGGATACAAACATAAGGCTTAGTGTTAGTGTAAGTTAATATTTGGCTGAACATtttttggtgcatttttcataTAAGTAATTTTGATTACCCTCACTTGTATGTTCATTAAGGTTATTATCTTCAAGGTGTCATGTTTGGGATGACTTATCATTTACATTAACACATAGTTCATTAGAAATGGGGAGATATTAAAATCTTACATACCATTATGCTTCATTGACAATTTGCCGTTGTGCCTTTAAATTTGACGTAAGTGTTCTTCCTGAAAATTGAAATTCGCCGTTGTACTTGTATctttatatattatacaatcAAGGATCTACTATCACCTCAATGTGATTTGAAATTTGCCGTTGTATCTTCCTGAAATTTGTGTGTGGCTATGTTCATTTTGTATGCATTTACAGGAAGAAGTAGTTTGATTAAATGAAACTAACCTTCTTACTCGCAGCTTTAGTTGTTTTTTGTCATCTCTCTGTCCATTGAAATTGTTGAGCTTCATTATTTACTGGCATATCATGACTTAGCTATGTGTCCCTTAAGCAAAGCATATAATTATGCTTTGGCAGACATCGGTTGAGGCTAGTGATGCTTTGACTGTTTGAGTTGTGTCCGACTCAATTGGTCCAGTTTCTCAATTCTGATATTCGTCGAGTTCCTACTCCTCTATTAGATTCGATGtaatttctctttttgtttggACTTAGACCCTCTTTTGTACCCAAAACACCATGAACTGTACAAACATTTTAGCACAATCATTGGTCATTCACTTCATAAGGATGAAAACAAACATAATTCTAATGAATCACAACTATCTTAAGCAGCTCATCTAATTAGCTAAAAAAATTCAGGTCAAGCCAAGAAATCAGAAAAGCTAATAGAGAAAGCATTATTGGAAACCTAACGTAGCATTGTTTCTTCCAACATATAAGCACTAACTATGATCATCATTCAGATAATTAAATTCACAAAATATAGGACGACAAGACAAGGTGTAATCTTATTGCTGCAAGGAACAAAGGAATTGAATGGATTAAAAAGACAAGAAATCTTATTTGGACGATGAACATTACTATTTCTTAATAGAAGAAATGTTCAAGTGCTCCTTCTAGAAAGTTATTTAGCCACCAAAACTAAGTTAACACAGCGAACTGAATCTACAAAATGAAGGAATAGAGCAGATAGCTTGACTGTCCAAACAGAAAATACTAAGACAAGAAATAACTGAAAGAtagcaaaaaatgaatgaaaatatgtAGATGATCCATTCAGAATTATTTGAAGTAAATAACAAGATTTGCAGGAAAACACTTTGTTGAAGCAACAAAGTAAAGTGTTTGATGAAGTAGATGTTTATTAGGTGGTTGGCCTGGTGCATTGTTCAGGCGGATTAAGCCATGGGGTTCATGGTTTCGTGTTATTGACTTGTTTCAGTTTCCCGCTTTAACCTTTCGTTTATTAATCGAGATTAAATTAGCTTTTGGAAAAATCACCTTGcagttataattataataatatactaataaaagataaacaaaCTCATGGAATTGAAACATTATCGGACACTTATAAGAATAACCAATAGATAATCCTTTAACAGTATAATAACCTAAATAAACATCGGAAAATACTTGCAATCTTTTATTAAGTAATGACAAggatttcaaaacaaaatgcaacaattcaaataaattcaaacaagtAAATCATAAGAAAGGAACAATTGTCAGCAAATTGGAACCAAACTTTCAACataatttttggaaagaaaCCATTGAATGGAATTGATAATTCTAGTTAGCTCCACTCTATTATCTCGAATGTTGTAGATAATTGCTTGGTCTTCATGATTATTGGCCAATATCAGTTTATCACCATTCTCGGAAAGACACAATGGCGATAATAATAATGGATGATAAATCATTTTTTCATTAAACCTAATGTCAATTTGAAGATCCTGATAGCTGATTTTGAGGAATCGACTCCAAGACTTTTCAACTCCAAATTGCGTCATCTTCCATATAACAAAATGGGTTCTTAAGTGATGAGCAAAACAAAGGCAGTCCATCAACACTGCAATAATTGGCTCAATGACAAATGGGACTTGATCACAATCCGGAGGGGGCATCATCTTTTTATAAGTCTCCATACCAAGATCAAGCGAAATAATCACAAATCGCATAATAGAaatattttcacaatatttatcACATTGTAACCAATTTTGAATAGCCAACCAGTTAATAGTGCCACTTAAATACTCACCTTTATTGACATTGTTGTCCCAGCAAACTATGCCCGCATTGTCCGGAACACATGGAAGATTTCTCCAGACATTATCAGTCAAACCGAAAACTTTCACCTCTCTAGTATCGAACCCCACCACCTTATAACTTCCAGTTGAAATGTCATAACCAAATGTGTATCTGAGCATGCTAGATCCACGCTTGCGAGGTTTGTTTAAAGATCCTAATTTTTCAGATATATTCCCTGTGGCTGGGTTCCAAACACGGAACCAGATGGCTCGATGCTTATTTGCGGACCGTCCAAGCAAACATATCAATCCATTACAGGAACCAACTACTTCGCTACAATCAGTGTACATCAATCTACGGCAGTCAAGGGTGATTGATGTGTTACTCAGTAAACGACATATGGATAAGGGTACGAACCAACGATTATCATCGTATGAGAGTACATATGTTAGTAGTAGTTGCCTTTTTCGTCGTTGTGATTGCTGAAGGTGTAATTCAACGAAGGTGGGACCGGAGATGAGGGTGTTCCAAGACTTGCAAACGCACTTTAGTTGCATAAGAGATTTAACAGGAAGCAATAATAAGACCTGGGTGAACAGGTCATCATGGAGGATTAACGGTGATAATCTTCGACGGCCGCTGGTGCTCGGCGACATAGCAGGGACTTGAGAGGAAACAACACGGTGGGTGCTGTTTCTAAGTTTATATTATCCGCAGATGGGTaaccctagttttttttttgacaagagatGGATAACCCTAGTTGTCTACAGTTTCTAAAACCTCGAACGCCtgtatatatagttttttgaagggatcaatatttttcaaatataatttttttttttttttgctaagaaTGTGAAAATATTCtctcttttttagttttgaaatacaaaaaaataatatatattccttcaaacaaaaaatattatatcacaggacccctaaaaaaaaatcataaaatgtcACGGAAGACTTTTTTTGTTGGTGGTAAAGTAGCTAATAAGAGTTCAGTTAGAGGTactttcttaaaaagaaaaaggtttATTTTGAGGtattgtaatatatttttaaggaaagttgtaatttatttttgtggaaCGGCAAAACTTATTAATAACCAAGTCAATGCGCAAGACTAATAAGGACCGAGAGACAAAAAGTACAAAGCAAAGGCACCACATATATATAGGAGGAACACccaaataaaaaccaaaaacactaATTCAAACACCACTTAACTGAGGGCTACCCAACTGATCAAAACCGctgaaaacaaaatttcatgttCTCATCACCACAGACGAGCCCAAGTAAAGACCCGAAAATAACTTATTCCAACGCTAAATTGAATTCCACCACCACTCCACTCCGGTCCGTCGGAGAGACTCCATAACAAGCCCAAAAACTTAAGTCAAGAAACTGACTctcgatctcgaatcaaaagtgatcaaTCCACCAGAATCTAGAAAAAAATCATTAGGGCACCCCTCAACCCCAGGTCTATCGAAGGAAACACCATATccatcagattttttttaaagtagacAGTAACTTTCAATCTCAAAGTAAAAGTGATCGGCCTACCAGAATACAGGAAACAAATCCCTAATACGGTCGATAGGTGGAGCTGTAGTGCAAACAGAACCATAGAAAAAGGGTTCGACTCGAAAAGAtcccaaaaacaacaacaagccATAAACATAATGACAACCCAAAACCGGCAAAAGTTAGCGGCAAGTTACAAGAAGTGTTTAATTGAAGCaatgttttttgtgtttgattatatttttattttaaatgcttTCAGAGTAAAACATATACACTTACTACAAATattttatctatactatatgtAAAGAAAACTACTTCTTTCAACACttttgggttgaatttttctttccaaaaatacccttaatttttaatacaaataacatatgtaacaaataaataagaataaatttaaatattaaaacaaatgtaacaaacatgatatgagtatatatatgtctggttttttttttctttaccatTTAAAAAGTGTGACAAATTATATGAGTATATTTctatttactttttcattatcccagttatactcttaaacaattttttctataataaagattgttgttggtgtaattaaaaaaaaagattttagattatatatttttgatatATTGTTGGTGTCGTTGAAATacataatcatggttagtttggtttgttataactaacaaacatttatattttttgtattaatcaaaatttcattaaaaaaacaccgttcataattttcaaaagttaatgcaataaaaagagcggaaagacgggcacATGAGTGCCCATCTTTTCgctaatattaataataaaatacttgCATATTTATCaccaaacaaaaatttaaaaactataaTATTCTATACTAAAAATACTTGCATGATTTATCTCTCATACTATAATTCTATGTGACCAAAATATCATTCTAtaatttatctctcatactaTTAGTTATTTGATTCTTCACAAATacaattatttcataattttttgagGGAACACTATTTTTAAGGGATATAAACCAAAAACTATTTAAAAgctattataaaaataacaaactagTGGAGGCAGCTCCCAATACCACCAATGTGGATTTGTGCCTGATAGTCTCTGACAATCAAGTTTAATTGAGTAGTCAAAAGATTCATATAGAGTTGTGTCGATGTTGTGATCAAATAACATTTGTTGTGGTCCCTAATTCACATGGAACGACTCTAATTCTATTTTCATCTAATGAAAGTAtttgcatttaaaaaaataaataataataagttaaaccaatttcattttttatgtcattaaaatttcatttatatgatttgtacAACATAAAGACACATGTCATGTTCttggacaccccacttctccacattttaAATGTGTGAACTACTACCATTAgatacttgaccaaaaaaaaaaaagacgcaTGTCATTGTTTTagataagggttaaatatgtttttgatccctataaatatgtcaatttttcgttttagtccctccaaaaaatttccatcttcacttttggtccctcaaaaaaattcatattttttaatacaattttgtagaaaaatttataatattataaggatctgtccccaaaaaaattataattttttcctaaaacatgaattaaatatgaatttttctatttttggtgATAAAAAATTcgtatttaatttatgttttgttaaaaaaaaaaaaaaatttttttgagtgatttttgtaatattttatacatttctgcacaatttcattaaaaatacaaaaattacttaaaaatagGAACCAAAAGTAGCGATTGataattttatagagactaaaagttgaaggaaaattttagagggaataaaataaaaagttggtatatttatagggatcaaaaacatatttaaccttttagATAATATATAGGAGAATGTCGTGTAAATTGGTACTTTGTATAGTCCTCAAATGTATGGGCAGCTACTAGTGTGGTTTGTATCAATATAATGGCAAAGCTATAATTAATCCAATTATCCAAGATTGTTGttgttctattttaattttgtttgaagaTATGAAGATTACTACTATTAGTAGAAATCAAAACTTTGTTGCTGATGAGTTAGTTCAAATGCCCAAAATAGTTGGCACAAAAAATTGGGTGGGGAAAGTTCCACACCAAATTTCTCAATTGGTAtatgtaacactctaattttgttttcaacttatgaaactatttgcatttaaaaaaaaaaaaaaaaaaaaaaagaataagtcaaaccaatttcattttttatgtcattaaaatttcatttgtaTGGTTTCTACAACATGAAGAAACATGTCATTGTTTTAGATAAGAGATAGGAGAATGTCATGTAAATTGGTACTTTGTGGTTTGTATCAATGGCAAATCTACGATGGATGTAATTTATCCAATTATCCAAGATTGTTGTTgttctatttattttaattttttttttttttgaggataTGAAGATTACTCATATTAGTAGAAATCAAAACTTTGTTGCTCATGGGTTAGTTCAAATGTCTAAAATAGTTCTCgagagtttaactcagttgataacaGAGGTTGAGGTTCGACTCTTAGACATCTcatttctccacatttaaaaatGTGCGAGCTCTATCCATTAAActacttaacaaaaataaatgtccAAAATAATTGGTTGAAAAAATTGGGTGGGGAAAGTCCCACACCAAATTTCTCAATTGGTGTGTAACAACTCTATTTCTGTTTCATCTAATGAAAGTatttgcatttaaaaaaaaaagtccaaccaatttcatttttgatgtcataattttttttatttgtatgccCCATGacatagttcagttggtagggacatgcATTGTCATATGCAAGGGTCAGAGTTCGAATCCCAAACATCTCACTTATCCaccttgaaaaaggtgaattctaaccactagactacgataaaaaaaaaatcatttctatGATTTGTACAAAATAAAGACACGTGTCATTGTCTTAGATAAGAGATATGCGAATgtcttcgtgagcttaactcagttggtaaggacaatgcatatatgCAAGGTCTAAGGTTCAAACatcgaccaccacaaaaaaagataagagaTATGAGAATGTCATGTAAATTGATACTTTGTATTGGATATACgtgattttatatatatatatatatatatatatatatatatatatatatatatatataatgtttgtTTATCATGTTCCTGATGTATGCTATATTATGAATAAGCTTGGAGGTGTACCATGCTTTGAAATTATTGCTGCTGCCGGTTGGTTATTTCCTTTGGTGCAAAATTTGTTTGGATCTTTCCCTTAGGTTTATGTTGTTCCTTCTTCTATTTGGCTTGGTTTAGTAATTCccttatgttgctgttgttttCTTGGATCAGATGCTTCCAGTGCAATGTTCTGAAGTAGTTTTATCGCAGTGGAAATAATTAGATGcatgttatttattttggttggaATGTGTTATTCGCTTATGAATTGAACGAATTTATTCGGTTACGGATATTTCGGAGACGTTTGTATTCACTTACCTAATCAGTATTGCGTTCCTATATGAATAAAATCCGTAGATTGTCGAACGATATTGTTATTTATGGAAAATTCGTAAATTATTGTTATGCCTGAtaacatttgtttttaaattgtaTGTTGTTTGACGATTTTATTTCCTTCTGCTAAatcgataatttttttatcgCGTCATGAGTAATATTTGCTGCAAGTTccaattgattgattttgttaaattaaaataattattaatatttcaacGCAATATTAATATTGATTTGTCGCTGTTTGAAAAACATCGCAATTAATCGTAACCCTGTGCAAGGGCACGGGTAAAACactagtgtgtgtgtgtatatatatattttaataaaaggtGATTTTTGattaaatccttaaaaaaagatttaatagcagttttggccactatattttaaaaaattgcgattttggctccctaacaaaataaaatacaaaaccgCCCTCTAAGTATTGCCcattttgcagttttggcccccacgTAAATTTTGACAAAGTCAAAGCTAACGTGGACGTCAGGtgtgtaatttttgtttaactattaaaaaaataaaaaatatttatttttaaaaattattttattatttaaaaaaaaaaaggaacttctatggtacactcacaattttgagtataccggtactcttgtttcacaaaatttataaattaacgatcactttaatgaaataaaaaggtatttgtcaatatttatattttagaaaacatcatttcataagaaaaatcatcatttcattgtttataaggatcatattaaaaaatttacattttgtcataaaaaataatcaatattcattgttatgagtaataaaaattcttaaaatttaaattttatttcgtcgaagcttttggtaaataaaatttaattatcttagttgtcaatgatagaaaataattatttttcttca
Above is a genomic segment from Medicago truncatula cultivar Jemalong A17 chromosome 5, MtrunA17r5.0-ANR, whole genome shotgun sequence containing:
- the LOC120580675 gene encoding F-box/kelch-repeat protein At3g23880; amino-acid sequence: MSPSTSGRRRLSPLILHDDLFTQVLLLLPVKSLMQLKCVCKSWNTLISGPTFVELHLQQSQRRKRQLLLTYVLSYDDNRWFVPLSICRLLSNTSITLDCRRLMYTDCSEVVGSCNGLICLLGRSANKHRAIWFRVWNPATGNISEKLGSLNKPRKRGSSMLRYTFGYDISTGSYKVVGFDTREVKVFGLTDNVWRNLPCVPDNAGIVCWDNNVNKGEYLSGTINWLAIQNWLQCDKYCENISIMRFVIISLDLGMETYKKMMPPPDCDQVPFVIEPIIAVLMDCLCFAHHLRTHFVIWKMTQFGVEKSWSRFLKISYQDLQIDIRFNEKMIYHPLLLSPLCLSENGDKLILANNHEDQAIIYNIRDNRVELTRIINSIQWFLSKNYVESLVPIC